In [Phormidium] sp. ETS-05, the genomic window TGGTACTCCCAGGATTTTTCCCAGCAAAATACTTTGGCTAGACCGAGGACTGAGGCGAATAAAATTCAAAGTACCCCGATTTTGTTCTCGCACTATGTCCGCCACCAGCATATAAACGCCCACGGCAAACAACAGCAGCATCAAGATGATGCTTTCTGATATAAATAAAGGCCGCCAGTCGATTTCCCAATGATATTCAACGCAGCGGCTGACGATGCTATCTACGTATTTCGTGCAGGTAGAATTTGAATAAGCGCTGATGAGTAATCCTTGCACTACCACAGATGTAGCAGTAGCTAGCAGCAATTTCCGGCCAGTCAGTCGTCCTTTTAGCTCTCTAAATAGCTGGGGATTCCAGTCCCCCAGTCTGTCGGTTAATGTGAGTAGCATAGGTTTTAGGTTGATTGGTTTGATTTGGAGCTGATAGGAAACTGGTAAAAGAAACCGGGTTTCTTTACCAATCCTCGGTTATGAAGCATAGATTCTTGCAGAAACCCGGTTTCTGGGGCAATTATAACAAAGCATCTGACAAATGACCAATGACCAATGACCAATGACAAATCATCAAGATGCTTGCTTGTGACCTAATTTGAGGAAAATGGTTTCTAGGTCTTCTTGGGTGGAATGAAATTCTGTTAGGGGGATACCGGTTTGGACGAGATGGCGTAGTAGTTCGGCGCTAGCTTCGGGAGTCCCAGAGAAATACACCCGTAAACTTTGGCTGTTGGGCAGATATTCTATCCCTTCTACTTGCGGGTGGTGGCGCAATTCTGACTCTAGGGGGGCTCGATCGCCCAAAACCGACATAATAATTTGCTGGCGGCTCATCCGCTGGTACAATTCCGCCAGGGGCGCACTTTCCACCAAATACCCCAACTCCATAATCCCCACCGAGGTGCAAAGTTCCGCCAAATCACTCAGCACGTGGGAAGATATCAAAATCGTCATTCCCGCTTCCCGCAAAATTTTGATAATCTCCCGGAACTGCATCCGCGCCAGAGGATCCAACCCCGACACCGGCTCATCCAGGAGCAGCAAAATCGGCTCATGGATAATCGTCCGTGCTAAACTCAGGCGTTGTTTCATCCCCCGGGACAGAGTAGAAATCAAGCTATTGCGCTTATTCCCCAATTGCACCAGCTCCAGCACCTCATACAAACGTTGTCGGCGGTGCGGTTGACGCAGATAATATAGACGAGCGAAATAATCCAAATAATCCCACACCGTCAAATCATCGTACAGGGGAAAATCATCGGGTAAAAATCCCAAACGCCGCTTCAGGGTTGGGTTAGTGCTATCCCGCTTCAGCAGCTCCCCATTAATGTAAATTTCTCCCGTGGTAGGTTCCTCCGCCGTCGCCAGCATCCGAATCAGAGTGGTTTTGCCCGCGCCGTTGGGTCCAATCAACCCATACACCTCACCAGTAGCAACCTGCAAATCCACATCATTAACGGCGATGTGTCGGTCAAATTGCTTAGTCAGTCCCCGAGTGTCAATTGCCAGTTCTTTTGCCATAGCTGCTATAGTTACGCTAGGGGCGCCCCTAAAAGCGCCGATTATATCTAGGCTAGCCTTTCCCTCTAGGATTCGTCAGCATGCAGGCAAAAATTTCATCCTTTGTGTAAAGATTTATGAAGTTTTTGTCAAATGACCAAGGACAAATGACAAATGACAAATGACAAACGCTACCATATCACCACCTTCGGCTGCCAAATGAACAAAGCCGACTCGGAACGCATGGCTGGTATCTTAGAAGAAATGGGATTCCAGTTTTCCGAGGACCCCAACGATGCAGACCTCATCCTTTACAACACCTGCACCATTCGGGACAACGCGGAGCAAAAAGTCTATTCTTACCTCGGTAGGCAAGCCAAGCGGAAGCAGGAACACCCAGAGCTAACTTTAATTGTCGCTGGTTGCGTGGCGCAGCAGGAAGGCGAATCTCTGATGCGGCGGGTGCCCGAGCTGGATTTGGTCATGGGTCCCCAACACGCTAACCGCCTGCGTGACTTGCTAGAACAGGTATTCGATGGCAACCAAGTGGTAGCCACAGAACCAATTCACATCGTGGAAGATATCACCAAACCCCGCCGCGATAGCACAGTGACGGCGTGGGTTAATGTGATTTATGGTTGCAATGAACGCTGCACCTATTGCGTGGTGCCTTCCGTGCGGGGGGTCGAGCAATCTCGGACTCCCGAAGCTATTCGCGCTGAAATCGAAATCCTGGCAGCGCAAGGATATAAGGAAATCACCCTTTTGGGTCAAAATATCGATGCTTATGGTCGGGATTTGCCGGGAACGAAACCCGATGGCTCCCACCTACATACTTTTACTGATTTACTCTACTATATCCACGATATCCCTGGGATTGAGCGCATCCGTTTTGCTACCAGTCATCCCCGCTATTTCACCGAACGCCTCATCCGCGCTTGTGCAGAATTGCCCAAAGTCTGCGAGCATTTCCATATCCCTTTCCAGTCGGGGGATAATCAACTGCTCAAGGCAATGGCGCGGGGATACACTCACGAAAAATACCGCCGGATTATCGATTTAATTCGCAATTATGTGCCGGATGCGGCGATTAGTGCGGATGCGATCGTCGGTTTTCCGGGAGAAACTGAGGAACAGTTTCAAAATACCCTGCGCCTCGTGGCAGATATCGGTTTTGACCAATTGAATACCGCTGCTTATTCTCCCCGTCCTGGTACTCCGGCGGCCCTGTGGGACAATCAGGTGAGCGAGGAGGTGAAAGCAGACCGATTGCAGCGCCTGAATCACTTAGTAGCTACTACTGCGGCGGCTCGATCGGAGCGGTATTTTAACCGGATTGAAGAAGTGCTGGTGGAAGACCAAAACCCGAAAAACCCTGCCCAAGTCATGGGACGCACTCGCAGCAATCGCCTGACTTTCTGCGATGGCGATATCAATCAGTTAAAAGGTGAGTTAGTGCGGGTGAAAATTACCGATGTGCGGGCTTTCAGCCTGACGGGAGAACGGATATAATTGTTATTTGTCCTTTGTCCTTTGTCCTTTGTCCTTTGTCCTTGGTCATTTGTCCTTTGTCCTTTGTTTGGTCATACAAGGGACAAGTGACAAGGGACAAGTGACAAGGGACAAGGGACAAGTGACAAGTGACAAGGGACAAGTGACAAGGGACAAGGGACAAGTGACAAGTGACAAGTGACAAGGGACAAGGGACAAGTGACAAGTGACAAGTGACAAGTGACAAGGGACAAGTGACAAGTGACAAGTGACAAGGGACAAATGACAAATGACTAAACCCCATCTAAAACTTTGATGATGCGGTCTTTGGTATCTTGCAAATGAGCCCGGTTTAAAGCATCCATTTTATTGCCCCGTTTTTTCAAGGCTTGGTCAATGGTGGTTGCCAGTTGGCGCAGTTGGTGACGTGCTAAAACTCTGGCGTCATCGGGAGCATTCAGGGTTTGCAAGGCGATGAGAAAATCAAGGAAATTGGTGGCATTATCCATGCCTTTGGCATCCTGCAATACCAGATTTATCAGGATTTTTAAGTGTTGGCGCTGTAGTGAGCGCCGCAGAGGCGAAATTGTGGGGGCAGGATTATTTTTTTCTGATATTTCGCTCCAAATGCCGGTTTGTAGGCTATCAAATAGCTCGGTGATGGTGAGGACTGAGCCGGGAGGGTTTTTAAATTCGGCATCTTGCAGCCGCCGTAAGCGTCGGGAAGAGAGCAGGGATATCAATATGGAGGTTTGTGCGTCACAGATGCGATCGGATATGGGATAATCCAGCTCGCCGCGCACAGGAACGCTCCCCCAATGTCGCCACCGCGATGGAGCCAGTTGGTTGAGTATTTCTGGGGGAAAATTAAAAGCTCCCTCCGCAAAGACATAATTTTGTAACAACCCTAAAGCTCGCCGTTGCTCTTCTACGGGGACGGCTTCAAAGGGAACCCGCGCTCCGGGGTCTGTGGGGTGGTTGCGGTTGAACCGCTGACCGCCAATATAGTTGGTGGCTTTGTTGGCGTTACTGAAGTAATATCTAAAGGCGGTATCAAAGCGATCGCGCAAAGCACTATAACCCTCCCCTGGTGGCAATGTTCTCGCGTCCAGCTTCCCCCACACAGCGCGGGCATTTTCCATTTGCCATACAGAGTATTGTAGGGGGTCAGCGCTGAGGTCGTATGCCTTCGCCGTCGGGTCTATAGTATTAGTGCTATCCTCATCCGTAGCATAACCCAAATTATCCTCACCAGCACGGCTGGCGATTTTTTCCAGTTCTGGACGCTCTCCTTGGGGACTAGAAGCATTTATCGGTTTATATCCATATTCGATCGCCCAGATATCATACTCACCCAAAGTCACCGGAAAATAATCCCCCTGGGGACTACCAGGCGGTGCCAAATTCACCGGGACATAATCCATAATCGAACCCACCAGCCCCAAATTGCGCGTCATCGCAATATTGTGCAAATCTTCCGGCATCAGCATCGTACTGCCCCGAAAATTGTGGCGTAAACCCAAAGCATGACCCACCTCATGCGCCACCAAAGCCCGCAAAAACTGGTGGATATAAACTTCCATATTCGCCCCTTCTAGCTGTTGGTTTACCCCTAAAACTAGGGCACCAAAAGCCGCCTGAGCTACACCTTCCATCCCCAAACAAACTTCGCTGGTTGCCTCTTGCTCCCAGGACTGAAGCACTTTTCCCCAACGCGGGTTTTCCTTGGCCATTGCCAACAGTCCCGGATCAATTTCTGATAGTCCCATTTCTTCAAAACACCCCTGGGTTGCCCCTGCCAATTCTCCCCCCAAATTCTGGTACTGCTGGCGAATGTCCCGCAAGGCATTACCATTAATAATGATATCCGCGTCTAAGATTTCTCCGGTTACAGGATTAGCCCGACTTGGACCGAGAGCAATTAGACCCGACTCAAAGGCGTTAAACCAGCGAATGGTGTTATAGTTCACATCTTCCGGGTCCCATTCAGCGTTATCTGGCATTTGCCGCACTTCTACCGCATTGATAAATCCCGCTTGTTCAAACGCCTTATTCCACATCAGCACCCCTTCCCGGATGGCTTCCCGGTATTCGACGGGCACCGTATTTTCTATCCAAAAGACGATCGGCTGTTTTGGCGGCGATAAAGGAGCATTTGGGTTTTGTTTTTCCAAATGCCACCGCCGGATATAGCGCACGAATGGCTCTGCACGGCTTAAATCTGAAGGGTTTTGGTACGCAGTGACGAAATAACCCACGCGGGGGTCTGCCAAGCGGGGCTGATAACCATTGTTTTCCGGCAATTCTGAAAAACTATAGCGCACTTTTAGACTGAAAGCTCGGCTATCCGCCAGAGTTTGCGGCGAGGAGCCAGAATTGCCATTTTGGGAAAAATTATGCACTGTTTCCAGTTCTAGATTCGCCGCAAAGGCTTTAGCATCCCCGATATAGGATGCTTCCGAGTCCATCCGATACGCCTGACCCAATACCCGGGGAAATGTCTCTGTTAGTCCCGCCATATCCCCCAGCAGCAAATCGGTGATATCGATTAATAGACTGTTCCGCTCTGGGTGAATACTTTCAATTTGAACCACAGACAACACCGAATCACTGAAGGAATCAGCCACTGCTTTTCCCTGGGGGTCTCCCGGTTCGGGTCGAAAATTCAAGTTTGGCACTACTAGCTGAGCTTTGTTACCCACTCGCCGCCACTGAAAGGCAAAATCTTGCAGGGGCCAACCTCGGTAGATTCCCAGCTCTCCCAACCCCGATGCCAATGTGGCGGTAAAGAAAAAATTTTTGTTCAGTTGCTCTGGCTGAATTTCCAGGTAAATTTTCCCTGTATCGCTCTGGCGGTAGATGGTGAACAAGCCACCGAGAGTTTCTGTATTCTCGGTAACTTCCGCGAATGGCTTCAGGTCGTTGGTGGTTTTACCCGACTCCTCCTCATTCGCCGCCACTAACCGATCGGGAGCATTCCCTATCCCCAGATGTTCCATTTCCCCCCCGATCCTGGGTAGTCTCGTAGGGTGGGCAGTGCCAAAACTACTGCTACTGCCAGTGAAGAGGTTCGCAGGGTTTGGCACTGCCCACCCTACTCTGGCTGTATGGGTCTGGTGCCATTGATGTTGTCCTGACACCACTGTACCCGATACGCTCTCAGCGAGAAACACGAACAGCATCCCCCCCAACCATAACATCCCCAAGGGAAGTTTCTTCATTTCCTGCACTCCCGCGCTCATCTGTTTCATTAGTTGCTGGCAGCCGATCGCGCGCACAGGAATATTCCGCCTAGAATACGCACCCTGATAATCTAAATGCGCGATTCGGCGGCTGAAACTTCAAGAATATGTAGTTTTCAGGCGGTGGAGAAAATCTTAATTTGACATCTCTAGCACGATTTTCTCTCAATTACCCCGCTCACAGCGTGATAATTATCAATTATAATGATAATAATTTATCATTGGTCATTTGTCCTTTGTCCTTTTTCCCATGACCGCCTGACCAAAGACAAATTTTCTCCAAATCCCAAGAGCCGAAACCTTCTTAACTGCAAAATCTGCCCCCTTCCCAGGAATCTTAGTGAGAATATTTCTAAACCAATGGCGCCGCCAAAGAAGTTTGCCCAAACCCTTGACAACTTGACAGATATAGGGTATATTTTAGATAATGGGAATAGTGGCAAAAATTTTAAAATTGTCCCTATTCCCATTATCTAAAATAGTCTCACAAATTTCAACCGTTGTCAAGGGATTTTCCCCTCTTTTAAACGCGAGGTTGGAGAGAAAGAGAATGTAGCATGATTAAGCAAAATTGGGATAACCTAATCTGGGATAAACCCTGCTAGAGGAAGAATTTGATGAGCAAGTTGCGGGTAGGACTGTTGTTTGGCGGCAGGTCGGGAGAGCATGAGGTTTCGATCGTCTCGGCGCAAGCAATTCGGAGGGCGCTGACCAGTGAAGGCAATAAGGACAATTATGAGGTAGTGCCATTTTACGTCCAAAAAGACGGGATTTGGCAAAGTACCGAGGTATCGGAGCAAGTGCTAGAAAAGGGCAAACCCCTGTCAGTGCCAGATGCGGCAGCCAACCGTGAGGGACTGTGGCAGTTTCCGGCAGCGGCGGCGGCGGTAGATGTGTGGTTTCCCATCATCCACGGACCAAACGGGGAAGATGGCACCATCCAGGGGTTGCTGACATTGATGCAGGTGCCATTTGTGGGCAGTGGCGTGTTAGGGTCCGCCGTGGGGATGGATAAGCTGGCGATGAAAACAGCTTTTGCCAAGGCGGGTTTGGCGCAGGTAAAATATGTGGCAGTGAGCCGATCGGATGTCTGGTCTAATCCCTGCGTGTTTCCCAAACTGTGCGATCGAATCGAGGAGGCCGTAGGTTATCCTTGTTTTATCAAACCGGCCAACTTGGGGTCATCGGTGGGGATATCCAAGGCCCGATCGCGCTCAGAACTAGAAAAAGCCCTGGATATGGCAGCCGGTTACGATCGGCGGTTAATCGTCGAAGCCGGAGTCATCGCCAGAGAATTAGAATGTGCCGTATTGGGTAACGACCAACTCCAAGCCTCCACTGTGGGCGAAATCACCTATCAAAGCGAATTTTACGACTACGAAACCAAATACACCGACGGCAAAGCCAACCTCCACATCCCCGCACAAGTCAGCCCCGAGGTAGTGCAGCAAATTCAAGAAATGGCAATCATTGCTGTGGAAGCAGTTGATGGAGCAGGGCTCGCTAGAGTAGATTTCTTTTATGTAGAAGCTACCGGGGAAATCCTGATCAACGAAATCAACACCCTTCCCGGTTTTACCGCCTTGAGTATGTACCCCCAACTCTGGGCAGCCAGCGGCATTCCCTTTGCCGAATTAGTTCACCGGTTGATTCAGATCGCCCTAGAGCGGCACGGGTCCACCAAGGCTTAGGGTTTGTCATTTGTCCTTGGTAACATGTCCCTTGTCACTTGTCCCAAGTCCTAAGTCACTTGTCACTTGTCACTTGTCACTTGTATGAATAAGCAAAGGACAATCCCCCCTACCCCCCTTTGAAAGGGGGGGGACAAAGGACAAAGGACAAATGACCAAGGACAAATGACAAATGACAAATGACAAATGACAAATGACAAATGACCATTCTGAGGTGAAAACTCTTGAACGCAGGAAATTCAAGATTAAATTCATGGCGTCCGGGGAGCCGCAGACCACCGCTCCCGGCTCGCCACTTCCGCACGCCTAATGGCGTCGCGTCAGCTACCGACCAGATGTGGCCAAGCAGTGACAGCTTGACAGAAGTGCGACATTTCCGAAGGTTGCAAGCCTTGCTCCCTAGCTCGGAGGAGGCGGTGTGGGAACCCCCAACCCGCCAGCCTTTGCCCTTGCTGAATTTGACCGCGCCACAAGAGCGGCAAGTAGAAAGACTGCTGGCTCTGCGCCGCCAAAACGACTGGGTGGCACAAGGGGAGGCGATCGAGCCTCTACCAGAAACCAACCCCGCATCAGCCACAGTATATTTACCCTCTTTAACCCAAATCCTGTGGTGGTTAGAAAGATACGGGACTTGGTGCTGGTTGGGGGTATGGCTCACAGGACTGCTCGCCGGTGGTTTGGCTGCCTGGTTACTGTGGGACCCGGATTTTTCCAAAGAGGTGGATTTGTCCCCACCCCAGAGTTCCGGTCAGGGAGATTTGGTCAATTCCCTGGATGCGGAATCAAAGAACGCCACTGCCATATCCTCCCTTTTGAAAGGGGGGGATGGGCAGTCGCCCGAGTGGTTATTCGCCGGAGTTGCTCTGAGCTGTGCCGCTGGCGCCTTCGTGATGTCACGGTGGCTCGACGAGCAGGATAATTGACCAGTGATTGTCCTTTGTCACTTGTCCTTTGTCACTTGTCCTTTGTCACTTATCACTTGTCGCTTGTATGAAAACTCAAAAAATAGGTAAAATGCCAGCTTTTTTATCACACAAATGATAAAAAACAAAGGACAAATGACAAAGGACAAATGACAAAGGACAAAGGACAAAGGACAAAGGACAATTACTATTTATCTTCTAATTGCAGCAGTTTTTTCCAATCATTAATCAATGGTTCCGACCACATCCAGTTTTTACTCAGGGTGGTGGGTTCAAAATTTACTGGGTCGAGAGTCATTACCATTTTCCGCTGCTTGATGGCTTTACTGATTAAGCTCTCTTGTTCCAATTTGGGGAGCTTAGGCGCAGATTTCACCATCACTAACGCTAAGCCAGCGGAAGCTGTAACGAAATCGCGACTTTCAGGATTGGTGGTTTCCAGGAGGGAAACTGTCTTCATCCACTCATTGTAGGCGCGGATGAAATCGCCTTCGGCGTAGTAGGCAAAGCCGAGGGCGTTGTAGTAGGAGGGGGTCTCTGATTCCCCTTTCACTGCGGCTTCCCAGTAGCGGCGGGCATCGTTGATGGTATAGTCGCGGTTGCCGGTTTGGACGAACTGCCAAGCCAAGCGACCGGAAAGAAAATTAATCACCGGTTCGTCTCGCAGGCGATTATCTACAGCAGCGAGAGCGGATTTTGCTTCTATAAGGGCATTTTGGTCAAGCAAGGCGCTGACAGCGCGGGCGCCGGTGCTGAGGGAGCCGGTGCTAAACTTTTGAATGGCGATCGCCGCCACTTCCGCAGTCGGTTTCGAGACAATATCCGCCAATTCGCGCCCAGGAAACTTTTGGATAGCGAACGTCACCGCCGGAGTCAGGCGAGCCTTAGCCAGATTCACTCCCGCTTGGGGTGCTTTCCACCGCTGTATCCATAACCCCATCCCTAGCATCACCACTGCGAGCAAACCCACGAACGAACCTCCCAACCACAGACGCCAGGTGGTGCGAGGCTGGGTGGAATGACGTGGGGACGGGGAAACTTTAGATGCGAGAACACCTTTAGGGGGGTTATGAGACGCAGGCGCTCCTAGCATGAGAGCCGAACTACCCCCAGCAAGTTTGGAGTTAGAGGGGAGGAGTTAGAGGGAGTGGCTTTTACCAGGTCTGATTTAGATTTGGCAGAATTGGGGGAGGGACGGAGAGTTTGGAAAATATCGGCAATCACATCCTCCGCATCATCTAGGCTTCCCGGACCGATCGGTTCGCCGTCATCGAACTCGTCCCTAGGCGCTGATGTGGGGGAATTCGGGTAGGGACGGAGAGTTTGGAAAATATCGGCAATTACATCCTCGGCGTCATCTTCGCCGTCATCGAACTCCTCCCTAGGCGCTGATGTGGGGGAAAAATCCCCTCTTCTGGGTTTGAGGGTGCTAAAAATATCCTTTACCAGGGCATCGGAGTCGCTATCTTCGTCTAAGGGGCTATCAAACAGACGATCGTCACCTTCATCACCATAAAAGTCATCATCAAAATCCGATTCCATGTCTTGCTCTTCCCAGGTGTCCGATTCTCCGAGGGAGTTTAGGGATGGCAGTGGCGATGAAGAAATGGCCTCACGATGCTGACGCGAAACCTGACGGTGTTCGGGAAATCCGACCAAATTTTCCCCAGTTCCTCGTCTGCGAGTCTCGGTTTGGGGGTGGATATCGAGGCGGGGTAAGTTCGTGGTGCTTTCACCATCACTGAGATAGCCATCAAACTCCTGGTGTAAGTAGAGAACCGGGAGCGCCCAATAAAGTTGGTCGGAACCGTAGGTGGAAATCAAACCTTGCCTAGCTCGGTTCAGACTTAAATCGACGGGATATCCTTGCTTGAGATTTTTGTAAAATAATCGGGTGAGGTTGAGCGCCACTTCATCGGGGATGCGCTCAGCCATAGCTAGTACCCCAGGAATGCCTCTTTTTACCAGGACTTCCGCCAGGTTGCGTCCGCCTGCAGGGTCGCTGAGGTCGGAAGTGGCGCTATAGGAACTGCGACAGGAGTTGAATAAGGCGAGGCGAATACCGTTGTTAACCAGTAAACCGGCTAAGTCATCGCCGCTGAGAGTTTCGGTCAAGCCAGTTTTGTTATTCACCAAATAGAGTTCGCCGCCGGTAGCGCCCAAGTCGCTGTGACCTGCGTAGTGGAAGACTTGGTATTGGTTTTGTTCCAAGGCGAGGGTGAGGCTTTCTCGGTCTGGCTGTTCTAAGATTTCCAGCTCCATTGACACCGATTCGCCATTAGGTGAGGGTTGGGATAGCTGTTGGCTTAGCTGGTAGGCTTCTTTTTTGAGGGCGAGGTTTTCTTGGTCTGTGGGGGCGGCCAATACCATTAGAATTTTGAGGGATCCACCAGGATGCTCGGGCACGGACATGGGAGCTAATGTGGGTTGGTAGCGGGAAAATACCACGTCTTTGCCTGTGGCGATCGGGCGGCTGTCTTCGTGGAGGACTTCCCAGGGGAGACGAGGTAGGAGGGCATCTTTGAGACCCAAACGCAACCTTAATACACTGTCTTGGTTGTGGGCGATCGCCTGGGAGCGGCTGAGGCGATCGAGAATACTTCCCTGAAATAGAGCTGAGTAAAGCTGCTGACCCAATGCCACCAAGGTGCGGGCGTTTGAGGTTTCTTCCCCACCCCGATAGGAATGCTTTGCAGACTTATCGGTGCGCAAATCCTGAGCCGCCGCTACCCCGCCACCGTGCAACCCTACCTCACGGTGGGAGGCGTTTTTTTCCGGAGAATTCCAGCCCCCTTCCCAGGATTCTTCCATCACAAAATCCACGCCACTGCTGCGGAGCAACCCCAGCAGGGGGTCATCCATGAGCTGGCGAGCTTGGCGCAACCAGTCTCCTACTGGCCAAGTTACTTGCTCTTCTGCTGGCAGGACGCCTTTAGGTGCCTGTTCTGTCCGCACCAAATATTCATCATCACCTATGGGGGTGACAGAGATGTGCAATTCCTCAAATTTCTGGGTCACAGCTTTCCTGCACTCCTGCTAATTGCCTGCATCCGATACAGCTTGTTTCGCTTTGGGGAGTGGTAGTGGGCAGCCAACACCCGCGAGCCGGTCTTTCCCGCAACTTTTCCCCCCTACCCCCTCCCCTACAAAGGTAGTGGGGGAAGGTGACAACTGGGCTAACCCCTGTATCCATTGTAGCTCTTAAGCTCAATGCCTTTCTCGCTCACAGTGTTTTCAGGTAGCCAGCCAGATGCTCCTGCAAAAGTTGCGATTTTGATGTTATCCATCCCGCTCCATGACGTTGTTGGTTATCAAAAAGTTACCGCTCTCGGTTATTTATCTGTGACATGATCGGCCTGACTCTGTGATATTTGATTCCAGATTCCGCCCCACAATATCCCTTACCTGATGGGATTTTCCCCGTGGGTCGCCGATTTATCCCATACCAACGAGAAAACTTTCCTGACCGCTCCCCTTGGCTCCCGAATTGTCTTGACACTAGATGCAGACCGCTCTAGCTGTCCGGCTCACCAGAGTCGTTTTTTTTATTCCTCCAGAAAGCGGTCGAACATTTGCCTATCCGATCGCCACGGCAATTTATTCTCCAATTATCCGTTAACCAAGGCTGAAAAATTCTGCTCGGTTTTTAGCCATAGGCAACTAACTGGATCGTGCTGAGATAACTACAGCACTTTGTCAAACCATCTGGTACTATTAAAGCCCCTCTCCATACCGCCGGTGTGGGGTTTGGGGTGAGGGCTTTGTACCAGATAGATGGGCAAACTGCTGTAATTTTTATCATTATCCCCATAATTTTCTAAATTTCAACTAATTTTAATGCCCCTCGATCCTGATGCTGCTTTTTGACATCATTACTGATTTACTGGTTTCTTGGCTCTATAAGTAGGTCAACCCCCCCCCGCTCAGGCGGGGGCTTCGCGCTTTCAGGCTTTAAAAAACTTTACTATTGAGCCGTAGTAGGGTGGGCAGTGCCTGACGTCACCTGTGATCACCAGTGTTCTGTATTGGAAACTGCCCACCCTACAGAACCCTCACCTAAATTAGGCGAAATTTTCCCGATCTGGATGCCCTACCCCAGAAGAGATGAATGGTAGATGCACCCTGATTGACGCCTCCCGGCTCCACCCAGCCGGGAGTTTTTTTTCTTCCGGCGATACCCAGTAGTTGCCTCACCTAAATTAGGCGAAATTTTCCCGATCTGGATGCCCTACCCCAGAAGAGATAAATGGTAGATGCACCCTGATTGACGCCTCCCGGCTCCACCCAGCCGGGAGTTTTTTTTCTTCCGGCGATACCCAGTAGTTGCCTCACCTAAATTAGGCGAAATTTTCCCGATCTGGATGCCCTACCCCAGAAGAGATGAATGGTAGATGCACCCTGATTGACGCCTCCCGGCTCCACCCAGCCGGGAGTTTTTTTTGTCTTCCCATAATACCCAGTAGTTGCCTCACCTAAATTAGGCGAAATTTGTCCCGATCTGGATGCCCTACCCCAGAAGAGATGAATGGTAGATGCACCCTGATTGACGCCTCCCGGCTCCACCCAGCCGGGAGTTTTTTTGTCTTCCCATAATACCCAGTATTTTTCTCACCTAAATTAGGCGAAATTTGTCCCGATCTGGATGCCCTACCCCAGAAGAGATGAATGGTAGATGCACCCTGATTGACGCCTCCCGGCTCCACCCAGCCGGGAGTTTTTTTATGATAGCAC contains:
- a CDS encoding ABC transporter ATP-binding protein, translated to MAKELAIDTRGLTKQFDRHIAVNDVDLQVATGEVYGLIGPNGAGKTTLIRMLATAEEPTTGEIYINGELLKRDSTNPTLKRRLGFLPDDFPLYDDLTVWDYLDYFARLYYLRQPHRRQRLYEVLELVQLGNKRNSLISTLSRGMKQRLSLARTIIHEPILLLLDEPVSGLDPLARMQFREIIKILREAGMTILISSHVLSDLAELCTSVGIMELGYLVESAPLAELYQRMSRQQIIMSVLGDRAPLESELRHHPQVEGIEYLPNSQSLRVYFSGTPEASAELLRHLVQTGIPLTEFHSTQEDLETIFLKLGHKQAS
- the miaB gene encoding tRNA (N6-isopentenyl adenosine(37)-C2)-methylthiotransferase MiaB, which translates into the protein MTNDKRYHITTFGCQMNKADSERMAGILEEMGFQFSEDPNDADLILYNTCTIRDNAEQKVYSYLGRQAKRKQEHPELTLIVAGCVAQQEGESLMRRVPELDLVMGPQHANRLRDLLEQVFDGNQVVATEPIHIVEDITKPRRDSTVTAWVNVIYGCNERCTYCVVPSVRGVEQSRTPEAIRAEIEILAAQGYKEITLLGQNIDAYGRDLPGTKPDGSHLHTFTDLLYYIHDIPGIERIRFATSHPRYFTERLIRACAELPKVCEHFHIPFQSGDNQLLKAMARGYTHEKYRRIIDLIRNYVPDAAISADAIVGFPGETEEQFQNTLRLVADIGFDQLNTAAYSPRPGTPAALWDNQVSEEVKADRLQRLNHLVATTAAARSERYFNRIEEVLVEDQNPKNPAQVMGRTRSNRLTFCDGDINQLKGELVRVKITDVRAFSLTGERI
- a CDS encoding zinc-dependent metalloprotease, which gives rise to MRAIGCQQLMKQMSAGVQEMKKLPLGMLWLGGMLFVFLAESVSGTVVSGQHQWHQTHTARVGWAVPNPANLFTGSSSSFGTAHPTRLPRIGGEMEHLGIGNAPDRLVAANEEESGKTTNDLKPFAEVTENTETLGGLFTIYRQSDTGKIYLEIQPEQLNKNFFFTATLASGLGELGIYRGWPLQDFAFQWRRVGNKAQLVVPNLNFRPEPGDPQGKAVADSFSDSVLSVVQIESIHPERNSLLIDITDLLLGDMAGLTETFPRVLGQAYRMDSEASYIGDAKAFAANLELETVHNFSQNGNSGSSPQTLADSRAFSLKVRYSFSELPENNGYQPRLADPRVGYFVTAYQNPSDLSRAEPFVRYIRRWHLEKQNPNAPLSPPKQPIVFWIENTVPVEYREAIREGVLMWNKAFEQAGFINAVEVRQMPDNAEWDPEDVNYNTIRWFNAFESGLIALGPSRANPVTGEILDADIIINGNALRDIRQQYQNLGGELAGATQGCFEEMGLSEIDPGLLAMAKENPRWGKVLQSWEQEATSEVCLGMEGVAQAAFGALVLGVNQQLEGANMEVYIHQFLRALVAHEVGHALGLRHNFRGSTMLMPEDLHNIAMTRNLGLVGSIMDYVPVNLAPPGSPQGDYFPVTLGEYDIWAIEYGYKPINASSPQGERPELEKIASRAGEDNLGYATDEDSTNTIDPTAKAYDLSADPLQYSVWQMENARAVWGKLDARTLPPGEGYSALRDRFDTAFRYYFSNANKATNYIGGQRFNRNHPTDPGARVPFEAVPVEEQRRALGLLQNYVFAEGAFNFPPEILNQLAPSRWRHWGSVPVRGELDYPISDRICDAQTSILISLLSSRRLRRLQDAEFKNPPGSVLTITELFDSLQTGIWSEISEKNNPAPTISPLRRSLQRQHLKILINLVLQDAKGMDNATNFLDFLIALQTLNAPDDARVLARHQLRQLATTIDQALKKRGNKMDALNRAHLQDTKDRIIKVLDGV
- a CDS encoding D-alanine--D-alanine ligase family protein — protein: MSKLRVGLLFGGRSGEHEVSIVSAQAIRRALTSEGNKDNYEVVPFYVQKDGIWQSTEVSEQVLEKGKPLSVPDAAANREGLWQFPAAAAAVDVWFPIIHGPNGEDGTIQGLLTLMQVPFVGSGVLGSAVGMDKLAMKTAFAKAGLAQVKYVAVSRSDVWSNPCVFPKLCDRIEEAVGYPCFIKPANLGSSVGISKARSRSELEKALDMAAGYDRRLIVEAGVIARELECAVLGNDQLQASTVGEITYQSEFYDYETKYTDGKANLHIPAQVSPEVVQQIQEMAIIAVEAVDGAGLARVDFFYVEATGEILINEINTLPGFTALSMYPQLWAASGIPFAELVHRLIQIALERHGSTKA